A DNA window from Pseudomonas resinovorans NBRC 106553 contains the following coding sequences:
- a CDS encoding aldose 1-epimerase: MTTALLQLEDHLTRLTLAPDLGGAIANWQLLDGRPLLRHADAEALAAGTPRRLGCYPLAPWSNRIGNGGFALPDGWLALEPNSPDPYPIHGSAWQQPWDLLEQRDSLVRLGLESRQPFAYRAEQRFQLQAGQLDIRLRVTHQDPRATWYGLGLHPYFPRSANTRLLAAADSAWLCGADKLPTERVALPAGWDFSTAAALPDGLVDNGFAGWPGRCGILQTDLGYRLDCSASGCDSFLLFCPEGQGFFCFEPVTHPVNAHHLPGRPGLRLLAAGESLEIGWSMAVSLL, encoded by the coding sequence ATGACCACTGCCCTGCTCCAGCTCGAAGACCACCTGACCCGCCTGACCCTGGCCCCCGACCTGGGCGGCGCCATCGCCAACTGGCAGTTGCTGGACGGCCGCCCCTTGCTGCGCCACGCCGATGCCGAGGCCCTGGCCGCCGGCACGCCCAGGCGGCTGGGCTGCTACCCGCTGGCGCCCTGGTCGAACCGCATCGGCAACGGCGGCTTCGCCCTGCCGGACGGCTGGCTGGCCCTGGAACCCAACAGCCCCGACCCCTACCCCATCCACGGCAGCGCCTGGCAGCAACCCTGGGACCTGCTGGAACAGCGCGATAGCCTGGTGCGCCTGGGGTTGGAGAGCCGCCAGCCCTTCGCCTACCGCGCCGAACAGCGCTTCCAGCTGCAGGCCGGGCAACTGGATATCCGCCTGCGGGTGACCCATCAGGACCCACGGGCCACCTGGTATGGCCTGGGCCTGCATCCCTACTTCCCGCGCAGCGCGAACACACGCCTGCTGGCGGCGGCGGACTCGGCCTGGCTGTGCGGCGCCGACAAGCTGCCCACCGAGCGGGTCGCCTTGCCCGCCGGCTGGGACTTCTCCACCGCAGCGGCACTGCCGGATGGGCTTGTGGATAACGGCTTCGCTGGCTGGCCGGGCCGCTGCGGCATCCTCCAGACGGACCTGGGCTATCGCCTCGATTGCAGCGCCAGCGGCTGCGACAGCTTCCTGCTGTTCTGTCCCGAGGGCCAAGGCTTCTTCTGCTTCGAGCCGGTCACCCACCCGGTCAACGCCCACCACCTGCCAGGCCGGCCGGGGCTGCGCCTGCTAGCGGCCGGCGAGTCCCTGGAGATCGGCTGGAGCATGGCGGTCAGCCTGCTCTGA
- a CDS encoding DNA-directed RNA polymerase subunit alpha, producing the protein MQSSVNEFLTPRHIDVQVVSPTRAKITLEPLERGFGHTLGNALRRILLSSMPGCAVVEAEIDGVLHEYSAIEGVQEDVIEILLNLKGLAVKLHGRDEVTLSLSKKGPGVVTAADIQLDHDVEIVNGDHVIANMADNGVLNMKLKVSRGRGYEPADARQSDEDESRSIGRLQLDASFSPVRRVAYVVENARVEQRTNLDKLVIDLETNGTLDPEEAIRRAATILQHQLAAFVDLKGDSEPVVVEQEDEIDPILLRPVDDLELTVRSANCLKAENIYYIGDLIQRTEVELLKTPNLGKKSLTEIKDVLASRGLSLGMRLDNWPPASLKKDDKATA; encoded by the coding sequence ATGCAGAGTTCGGTAAATGAGTTCCTGACCCCCCGCCACATTGATGTGCAGGTGGTCAGTCCGACCCGCGCCAAGATTACGCTCGAGCCTCTCGAGCGTGGTTTCGGCCATACCCTGGGCAACGCGCTGCGTCGCATCCTGTTGTCCTCCATGCCTGGCTGTGCAGTAGTCGAGGCCGAAATCGACGGCGTACTCCATGAGTACAGCGCCATCGAGGGTGTTCAGGAAGATGTCATCGAGATCCTCCTGAACCTCAAAGGCCTGGCTGTCAAGCTGCATGGCCGTGACGAAGTAACGCTGAGCCTTTCGAAGAAAGGCCCGGGCGTGGTCACTGCTGCCGATATTCAGCTGGATCATGATGTCGAAATCGTCAACGGCGACCACGTTATCGCCAACATGGCGGACAACGGCGTCCTGAACATGAAGCTCAAGGTGTCCCGCGGTCGTGGCTACGAGCCCGCCGACGCGCGCCAGAGCGACGAAGACGAGAGCCGCAGCATTGGTCGTCTGCAGCTCGACGCCTCGTTCAGCCCCGTTCGTCGTGTTGCCTACGTGGTCGAAAACGCCCGTGTTGAGCAGCGCACCAACCTGGACAAGCTGGTCATCGATCTGGAAACCAACGGTACCCTGGACCCTGAAGAGGCCATCCGTCGTGCCGCTACCATCCTGCAACACCAACTGGCTGCGTTCGTCGACCTGAAGGGCGACAGCGAGCCGGTAGTGGTCGAGCAGGAAGATGAGATCGACCCGATCCTGCTGCGTCCTGTTGATGACCTCGAGCTGACCGTACGCTCGGCCAACTGCCTGAAGGCGGAGAACATCTACTACATCGGTGATCTGATCCAGCGCACCGAAGTAGAGCTGTTGAAGACTCCGAACCTGGGCAAGAAGTCCCTGACCGAGATCAAGGACGTCCTGGCCTCCCGTGGTTTGTCTCTCGGCATGCGCCTCGACAACTGGCCGCCGGCAAGTCTCAAGAAGGACGACAAGGCGACTGCCTGA
- the uvrA gene encoding excinuclease ABC subunit UvrA, whose product MDKILIRGARTHNLKNVDLTLPRDKLIVITGLSGSGKSSLAFDTLYAEGQRRYVESLSAYARQFLSMMEKPDVDTIEGLSPAISIEQKSTSHNPRSTVGTITEIYDYLRLLYARVGTPRCPDHDVPLEAQTVSQMVDQVLAMPEGRKLMLLAPVIRERKGEHLAVFEELRAQGFVRARVDGKLYELDELPKLDKQKKHSIDVVVDRFKVREDLQQRLAESFETAINLADGIALVAPMDDEPGEEIIFSARFACPHCGHSISELEPKLFSFNNPAGACPTCDGLGVKQFFDAKRLVHGELTLAEGAIRGWDRRNVYYFQMLGSLAAHYGFSLEKPFDELSAEDQKAVLFGSGREDVDFRYLNDRGDIVKRSHPFEGIIPNLERRYRETESATVREELAKFLSTQPCPDCRGTRLRREARHVWVGDKTLPAVTGLPVGDAADYFGVLTLTGRRGEIAEKILKEIRERLQFLVNVGLDYLTLDRSADTLSGGEAQRIRLASQIGAGLVGVMYILDEPSIGLHQRDNERLLATLTHLRNLGNTVIVVEHDEDAIRLADYVVDIGPGAGVHGGQIVAEGTPEEVMAHPDSLTGKYLSGRVKIEVPAQRTPRDKKKSLKLKGASGNNLQQVNLEIPVGLLTCVTGVSGSGKSTLINNTLFPITATALNGATSLEASAHESFDGLQHLDKVVDIDQSPIGRTPRSNPATYTGLFTPIRELFAGVPESRSRGYGPGRFSFNVKGGRCEACQGDGVIKVEMHFLPDIYVPCDVCKGKRYNRETLDIRYKGKNIHEVLEMTIEEARGFFDAVPAIARKLQTLMDVGLSYIRLGQSATTLSGGEAQRVKLSRELSKRDTGKTLYILDEPTTGLHFADIQQLLDVLHRLRDHGNTVVVIEHNLDVIKTADWLVDLGPEGGSKGGQIIATGTPEEVAAMPQSHTGHFLKPLLERDRA is encoded by the coding sequence GTGGACAAGATCCTGATCCGTGGGGCGCGTACCCACAACCTGAAGAACGTCGACCTCACCCTGCCCCGCGACAAGCTGATCGTCATCACCGGCCTGTCGGGGTCCGGCAAGTCTTCGCTGGCCTTCGACACCCTCTACGCCGAAGGCCAACGCCGCTACGTGGAGTCGCTCTCGGCTTACGCCAGGCAGTTCCTGTCGATGATGGAAAAGCCCGATGTAGACACCATCGAGGGCTTGTCGCCGGCCATTTCCATCGAGCAGAAGTCCACCTCCCACAACCCGCGTTCCACCGTCGGCACCATCACCGAGATCTACGACTACCTTCGCCTGCTCTACGCCCGCGTCGGCACGCCGCGCTGCCCGGATCACGATGTGCCGCTGGAAGCCCAGACCGTCAGCCAGATGGTCGACCAGGTGCTGGCCATGCCCGAAGGCCGCAAGCTGATGCTGCTGGCCCCGGTGATCCGCGAGCGCAAGGGCGAGCACCTGGCGGTGTTCGAGGAACTGCGCGCCCAGGGCTTCGTCCGGGCACGGGTGGACGGCAAGCTCTACGAACTGGATGAACTGCCCAAGCTGGACAAGCAGAAGAAGCACTCCATCGACGTCGTCGTCGACCGCTTCAAGGTCCGCGAAGACCTGCAGCAGCGCCTGGCGGAATCCTTCGAGACGGCCATCAACCTGGCGGACGGCATCGCCCTGGTGGCGCCCATGGATGACGAGCCGGGCGAGGAGATCATCTTCTCCGCGCGCTTCGCCTGCCCCCATTGCGGCCACTCCATCAGCGAGCTGGAACCCAAGCTGTTCTCCTTCAACAATCCGGCCGGCGCCTGCCCCACCTGCGACGGCCTCGGGGTGAAGCAGTTCTTCGACGCCAAGCGCCTGGTCCACGGCGAACTGACCCTGGCCGAAGGCGCCATCCGCGGCTGGGACCGGCGCAACGTCTATTACTTCCAGATGCTCGGTTCCCTGGCCGCGCACTACGGTTTCAGCCTGGAAAAGCCCTTCGACGAACTCTCCGCCGAGGACCAGAAGGCCGTGCTGTTCGGCAGCGGCCGCGAGGATGTGGACTTCCGCTACCTCAATGACCGTGGCGACATCGTCAAGCGCTCCCATCCCTTCGAGGGGATCATCCCCAACCTGGAGCGGCGCTACCGCGAGACCGAGTCGGCCACCGTGCGCGAAGAGCTGGCCAAGTTCCTCAGCACCCAGCCCTGCCCCGACTGCCGTGGCACCCGCCTGCGCCGCGAGGCGCGCCATGTCTGGGTGGGCGACAAGACCCTGCCGGCGGTCACCGGCCTGCCCGTGGGCGATGCGGCGGACTATTTCGGCGTCCTGACCCTCACCGGTCGGCGCGGCGAGATCGCCGAGAAGATCCTCAAGGAAATCCGCGAGCGCCTGCAGTTCCTGGTCAACGTCGGCCTCGACTACCTGACCCTGGACCGCAGCGCCGACACCCTGTCCGGCGGCGAGGCCCAGCGTATTCGCCTGGCCAGCCAGATCGGCGCCGGCCTGGTGGGGGTGATGTACATCCTCGACGAGCCCTCCATCGGCCTGCACCAACGGGACAACGAACGCCTGCTGGCCACCCTCACCCACCTGCGCAACCTGGGCAACACGGTGATAGTGGTGGAGCACGACGAGGACGCCATTCGCCTGGCCGACTACGTGGTGGACATCGGCCCGGGCGCCGGCGTGCATGGCGGCCAGATCGTCGCCGAGGGCACCCCGGAGGAGGTGATGGCGCACCCCGACTCGCTCACCGGCAAGTACCTGTCCGGCCGGGTGAAGATCGAGGTACCCGCCCAGCGCACCCCGCGCGACAAGAAGAAGTCCCTCAAGCTCAAGGGCGCCAGCGGCAACAACCTGCAGCAGGTGAACCTGGAGATCCCGGTGGGCCTGCTGACCTGCGTGACCGGCGTCTCCGGCTCGGGCAAGTCGACCCTGATCAACAACACCCTGTTCCCCATCACCGCCACCGCACTGAACGGCGCCACCTCCCTGGAGGCCTCGGCCCACGAGAGCTTCGACGGCCTGCAGCACCTGGACAAGGTGGTGGACATCGACCAGAGCCCGATCGGTCGGACCCCGCGTTCCAACCCGGCGACCTACACCGGGCTGTTCACGCCGATCCGCGAGCTGTTCGCCGGCGTGCCGGAGTCCCGCTCGCGCGGCTACGGGCCTGGACGCTTCTCCTTCAACGTGAAGGGGGGGCGCTGCGAGGCCTGCCAGGGCGACGGCGTGATCAAGGTGGAGATGCACTTCCTGCCGGATATCTACGTCCCCTGCGACGTCTGCAAGGGCAAGCGCTACAACCGCGAGACCCTGGATATCCGCTACAAGGGCAAGAACATCCACGAAGTGCTGGAGATGACCATCGAAGAAGCCCGCGGCTTCTTCGACGCGGTGCCGGCCATTGCCCGCAAGCTGCAGACCTTGATGGACGTGGGCCTGTCCTATATCCGCCTGGGCCAGTCGGCCACCACCCTTTCGGGGGGCGAGGCGCAGCGGGTGAAACTGTCCCGCGAGCTGTCCAAGCGCGACACCGGCAAGACCCTGTACATCCTCGACGAGCCCACCACCGGCCTGCACTTCGCGGATATCCAGCAACTGCTGGACGTGCTCCACCGGTTGCGCGACCACGGCAACACAGTGGTCGTGATCGAGCACAACCTGGATGTGATCAAGACCGCCGACTGGCTGGTGGACCTGGGCCCGGAAGGCGGTTCCAAGGGCGGCCAGATCATCGCCACCGGCACGCCGGAAGAAGTGGCCGCCATGCCGCAATCCCACACCGGGCACTTCCTCAAGCCGCTGCTGGAACGAGACAGAGCCTGA
- a CDS encoding EamA family transporter: MPATTLFPRHIAVLLLALLACSFAGNHIAARFAFDDGTGLLLAILCRSGLTMLVLTGIVLWQRQPLGLPAGTRRWQLLLGLLIATQSLCLYSAVARIPVALALLVGNTFPIVLALLTWALGGGAPSRRNASLMGLILLGLVFALDVPGRLAAAEDAGPEWTLGVTLAFCAACAFACALWITDHKLAALRGPVRSMLTLMIVFASMLVAGISGLVPGGMATPASGGGWVALGTLVLLYGLAFSLLFVCVPRLNMAQNAPVMNVEPIATLLFGWVLLDQVLNGMQLIGGAIVVAGIVLLTYRKSA; encoded by the coding sequence ATGCCTGCCACCACGCTGTTCCCCCGGCACATCGCCGTCCTGCTCCTGGCCTTGCTGGCCTGCTCCTTCGCCGGCAACCACATCGCCGCGCGCTTCGCCTTCGACGACGGCACCGGCCTCCTGCTGGCCATCCTCTGCCGTTCAGGCCTGACCATGCTGGTGCTCACTGGCATCGTGCTCTGGCAGCGCCAGCCTCTCGGCCTGCCCGCCGGCACCCGCCGCTGGCAACTGCTGCTGGGCCTGCTGATCGCCACCCAGAGCCTATGCCTCTACTCGGCGGTGGCGCGAATCCCGGTGGCCCTGGCGCTGCTGGTGGGCAACACCTTCCCCATCGTCCTCGCCCTGCTCACCTGGGCCCTGGGCGGTGGCGCGCCGAGCCGGCGCAATGCATCGCTGATGGGTTTGATCCTGCTCGGCCTGGTATTCGCCCTGGATGTACCCGGGCGCCTGGCGGCGGCGGAAGACGCCGGGCCGGAGTGGACCCTGGGGGTGACGCTGGCCTTCTGCGCCGCCTGCGCCTTCGCTTGCGCCCTGTGGATAACCGACCACAAGCTGGCCGCCCTGCGCGGGCCGGTGCGCAGCATGCTGACCCTGATGATCGTGTTCGCCAGCATGCTGGTGGCCGGCATCAGCGGCCTGGTGCCGGGCGGCATGGCGACGCCGGCGAGCGGCGGCGGCTGGGTCGCCCTGGGCACCCTGGTGCTGCTCTATGGCCTGGCGTTCTCGCTGCTGTTCGTCTGCGTACCACGGCTGAACATGGCCCAGAACGCGCCGGTGATGAACGTCGAGCCCATCGCCACGCTGCTGTTCGGCTGGGTCCTGCTGGACCAGGTGCTGAACGGCATGCAGCTGATCGGCGGCGCCATCGTGGTCGCCGGGATCGTGCTGCTGACTTATCGGAAGAGCGCCTGA
- a CDS encoding single-stranded DNA-binding protein, with protein sequence MARGVNKVILVGNVGGDPETRYLPNGNAVTNVTLATSESWKDKQTGQQQERTEWHRVVFFGRLAEIAGEYLRKGSQVYVEGSLRTREWEKDGVKRYTTEIVVDINGQMQLLGGRPGSEGDAPRAPRPQREPQQSAPQQQRPAPQPAAQPAPDYDSFDDDIPF encoded by the coding sequence ATGGCCCGTGGGGTTAACAAAGTCATTCTGGTTGGTAACGTCGGTGGTGATCCGGAAACCCGCTACCTGCCCAACGGCAACGCGGTGACCAACGTCACCCTGGCCACCAGCGAGTCCTGGAAGGACAAGCAGACCGGCCAGCAGCAGGAACGCACCGAATGGCACCGCGTGGTGTTCTTCGGCCGCCTCGCCGAAATCGCCGGTGAGTACCTGCGCAAGGGCTCGCAAGTGTATGTCGAAGGTTCCCTGCGCACCCGCGAGTGGGAAAAGGACGGCGTGAAGCGCTACACCACCGAGATCGTGGTCGACATCAACGGCCAGATGCAGCTCCTCGGCGGCCGTCCCGGCAGCGAAGGCGACGCCCCGCGTGCCCCGCGCCCGCAGCGCGAGCCGCAGCAGTCCGCTCCGCAGCAGCAGCGTCCGGCCCCGCAGCCTGCCGCCCAGCCGGCTCCGGACTACGACAGCTTCGACGACGACATCCCGTTCTGA
- the katG gene encoding catalase/peroxidase HPI — MSNQGKCPFNHVAGGGTTNRDWWPNQLRVDLLNQHSDRSNPLGEKFNYAKEFSKLDYKALKADLVKLMTDSQDWWPADFGHYGPQMIRMAWHATGTYRTTDGRGGGGRGQQRFAPLNSWPDNVNIDKTRRLLWPIKQKYGQQISWADLLVLAGNVALESMGFRTFGFGAGREDVWEPDMDVNWGAEIAWLGVDPERVTGDRELTAPFGATHMGLIYVNPEGPNASGDFMLAAKDIRATFGRMAMDDEETVALIAGGHTFGKTHGAAPESHKGPEPEGAPIEAQGLGWISDFGSGHGKDTVSSGLEVTWTKTPALWSNNFFENLFKFEWELTTSPAGAKQWEAKDAPEIIPDAHIQGKFHKPTMLTTDLTLRFDPEFGKISERFLNDPQSFADAFARAWYKLTHRDMGPKARYLGPEVPKEDLIWQDPLPAPSHNPTPGDIADIKAKIAASGLSVGDLVSVAWASASTFRGGDKRGGANGARLALAPQKDWPVNQRAIKALPKLVEIQKASGKASLADVIVLAGNVGIELAAKAAGVSVDVPFAPGRVDARQDQTDVETFDVLEPVADGFRNYSKGKLGVPTEAMLVDKAQLLTLTAPELVVLVGGLRALGANYDDSRHGVLTDKAGVLTNDFFVNLLSMATEWKPVDADGEVFEARDRKTGEVKYTGTRNDLVLGSNSVLRSYAEVYASADAKQKFVNDFVAAWTKVMNLDRFDIA; from the coding sequence ATGTCGAATCAAGGCAAGTGTCCGTTCAACCACGTCGCCGGCGGCGGCACCACCAACCGTGATTGGTGGCCCAACCAGCTGCGTGTTGACCTGCTCAACCAGCATTCGGACAGGTCTAATCCGCTCGGCGAGAAGTTCAACTATGCCAAGGAATTCAGCAAGCTCGACTACAAGGCCCTGAAGGCCGACCTGGTCAAGCTGATGACCGACTCCCAGGATTGGTGGCCGGCCGACTTCGGCCACTACGGCCCGCAAATGATCCGCATGGCCTGGCATGCCACCGGCACCTACCGTACCACTGATGGTCGTGGGGGTGGCGGTCGTGGCCAACAGCGTTTCGCGCCGCTGAACTCCTGGCCGGACAACGTCAACATCGACAAGACCCGTCGCCTGCTGTGGCCGATCAAGCAGAAGTACGGCCAGCAAATCTCCTGGGCCGACCTGCTCGTACTGGCCGGCAACGTGGCTCTGGAATCCATGGGCTTCCGTACCTTCGGCTTTGGAGCCGGTCGTGAAGACGTATGGGAACCGGACATGGACGTGAACTGGGGTGCCGAAATCGCCTGGCTCGGTGTCGACCCCGAGCGAGTCACCGGCGACCGCGAGCTGACCGCTCCCTTCGGTGCCACCCACATGGGCCTGATCTACGTGAACCCCGAAGGGCCCAATGCCAGCGGCGACTTCATGCTGGCGGCCAAGGATATCCGCGCCACCTTCGGCCGCATGGCCATGGATGACGAAGAAACCGTGGCCTTGATCGCTGGTGGCCACACCTTCGGCAAGACCCACGGTGCCGCACCCGAATCCCACAAGGGTCCGGAGCCCGAGGGCGCGCCGATCGAAGCCCAGGGCCTGGGCTGGATTAGCGATTTCGGCAGCGGCCACGGCAAGGACACGGTCTCCAGCGGCCTCGAAGTGACCTGGACCAAGACCCCGGCCCTGTGGAGCAACAACTTCTTCGAGAACCTGTTCAAGTTCGAGTGGGAGCTGACCACCTCGCCAGCCGGTGCCAAGCAGTGGGAAGCCAAGGATGCGCCGGAGATCATTCCCGACGCGCACATCCAGGGCAAGTTCCACAAACCCACCATGCTCACCACCGACCTGACCCTGCGTTTCGATCCCGAGTTCGGCAAGATTTCCGAGCGTTTCCTGAACGATCCGCAGTCCTTTGCCGATGCCTTTGCGCGTGCCTGGTACAAGCTGACCCACCGCGACATGGGGCCCAAGGCGCGTTACCTGGGCCCGGAAGTACCGAAGGAAGACCTTATCTGGCAAGACCCGCTGCCGGCTCCCAGCCACAATCCCACTCCCGGCGATATCGCCGATATCAAGGCGAAGATCGCGGCCTCCGGTCTTTCGGTGGGTGACCTGGTTTCCGTGGCCTGGGCTTCGGCTTCCACCTTCCGTGGTGGCGACAAGCGTGGCGGTGCCAACGGTGCCCGCCTGGCTCTCGCGCCGCAGAAGGACTGGCCCGTCAACCAGCGTGCGATCAAGGCGCTGCCCAAGCTGGTGGAGATCCAGAAAGCCTCCGGCAAGGCGTCCCTGGCCGATGTGATCGTGCTGGCCGGCAACGTGGGCATCGAACTGGCCGCCAAGGCTGCCGGTGTGAGCGTCGATGTGCCCTTCGCTCCGGGCCGGGTGGATGCCCGTCAGGACCAGACCGATGTCGAGACCTTCGATGTGCTCGAGCCGGTCGCGGACGGCTTCCGCAACTACAGCAAGGGCAAGCTCGGCGTTCCTACCGAGGCGATGTTGGTGGACAAGGCGCAACTCCTGACCCTTACCGCACCGGAGTTGGTGGTGCTGGTGGGCGGGCTTCGTGCCCTGGGCGCCAACTACGACGATAGCCGCCATGGCGTGTTGACCGACAAGGCCGGGGTGCTCACCAACGACTTCTTCGTCAACCTGCTGAGCATGGCGACCGAATGGAAGCCTGTGGATGCCGATGGCGAGGTGTTCGAAGCCCGGGATCGCAAGACGGGCGAAGTGAAGTACACCGGCACCCGTAACGATCTGGTTCTCGGCTCCAACTCGGTACTGCGCTCTTATGCCGAGGTCTATGCCAGCGCCGACGCCAAGCAGAAGTTCGTCAACGACTTCGTTGCGGCCTGGACCAAGGTGATGAATCTGGACCGCTTCGACATCGCTTGA
- the rplQ gene encoding 50S ribosomal protein L17 produces MRHRKSGRHLSRTSAHRKAMFQNMAVSLFEHELIKTTLPKAKELRRVAEPLITLAKEDSVANRRLAFDRTRSKAIVGKLFNDLGKRYANRQGGYLRILKCGFRAGDNAPMAYVELVDRPVAGEVEAAAE; encoded by the coding sequence ATGCGTCATCGTAAAAGTGGCCGTCACCTGAGCCGCACCAGCGCACACCGCAAGGCCATGTTCCAGAACATGGCAGTGTCGCTGTTCGAGCACGAACTGATCAAAACCACCCTGCCCAAAGCCAAGGAACTGCGTCGCGTTGCCGAGCCGCTGATCACCCTGGCCAAGGAAGACAGCGTAGCCAACCGTCGTCTGGCCTTCGACCGCACTCGTTCGAAAGCCATCGTTGGCAAACTGTTCAACGATCTGGGCAAGCGCTACGCCAACCGTCAGGGCGGCTACCTGCGCATCCTGAAGTGCGGTTTCCGCGCTGGCGACAACGCTCCCATGGCTTACGTCGAGCTGGTTGACCGTCCGGTCGCTGGTGAAGTCGAAGCTGCTGCCGAGTAA
- a CDS encoding MFS transporter gives MHDSHSERMSGSETRAASGLALVFAFRMLGMFMVLPVLATYGQDLAGATPALIGLAIGAYGLTQAVLQIPFGIISDRIGRLPVIYIGLLIFAAGAALAANADSIWGVIAGRVLQGAGAISAAVMALLSDLTREQHRTKAMAMIGMSIGVSFAVAMVVGPLLTRAFGLSGLFWATAIMALLGIVIVAAMVPRASHPLQHRESGVARQALLPTLKHPDLLRLDFGILALHAILMASFVALPLALVEKAGLPKEEHWWVYLTALLVGFFGMVPFIIYGEKKRQMKKVLVGAVAVLFLCELFFWQFGNSLRALVFGTILFFTAFNLLEASLPSLISKVAPAGGKGTAMGVYSTSQFLGAALGGILGGWLYQHGGLSTVFVGCAVVCAIWLAIAVTMREPPYVTSLRLPLSAAAVADTGLVTRMLAMPGVADAVVVAEEAAIYIKVDSEKLDRTSLESLIESAPERAEA, from the coding sequence ATGCACGATTCCCACTCTGAACGCATGAGCGGCAGCGAAACGCGCGCGGCCAGCGGCCTGGCCCTGGTGTTCGCCTTCCGCATGCTCGGCATGTTCATGGTACTGCCGGTCCTGGCCACCTACGGCCAGGATCTCGCGGGCGCCACCCCGGCCCTGATCGGCCTGGCCATCGGCGCCTATGGCCTGACCCAGGCCGTGCTGCAGATTCCCTTCGGGATCATTTCCGACCGCATCGGCCGGCTGCCGGTGATCTACATCGGCCTCTTGATCTTCGCCGCCGGCGCCGCCCTGGCGGCCAACGCCGACTCCATCTGGGGGGTGATCGCCGGCCGGGTGCTGCAGGGCGCCGGGGCCATTTCCGCCGCGGTGATGGCGCTGCTCTCCGACCTCACCCGCGAACAGCACCGCACCAAGGCCATGGCCATGATCGGCATGAGCATCGGCGTGTCCTTCGCCGTGGCCATGGTGGTCGGCCCGCTGCTGACCCGCGCCTTCGGCCTCTCCGGGCTGTTCTGGGCCACCGCCATCATGGCGCTGCTGGGTATCGTCATAGTCGCCGCCATGGTGCCGCGGGCCTCCCATCCGCTGCAGCACCGCGAATCCGGGGTGGCGCGCCAGGCGTTGCTGCCAACCCTGAAGCACCCCGACCTGCTGCGCCTGGACTTCGGCATCCTCGCCCTGCACGCGATCCTCATGGCCAGCTTCGTCGCCCTGCCGCTGGCGCTGGTGGAAAAGGCCGGCCTGCCCAAGGAAGAGCACTGGTGGGTCTACCTCACGGCCCTGTTGGTGGGCTTCTTCGGCATGGTGCCGTTCATCATCTATGGCGAGAAGAAACGCCAGATGAAGAAGGTCCTGGTCGGCGCCGTCGCGGTGCTTTTCCTCTGCGAACTGTTCTTCTGGCAGTTCGGCAACAGCCTGCGCGCCCTGGTGTTCGGCACCATCCTCTTCTTCACCGCGTTCAACCTGCTGGAAGCCTCGCTGCCGTCGCTGATCAGCAAGGTCGCCCCGGCCGGCGGCAAGGGCACGGCCATGGGTGTGTACTCCACCAGCCAGTTCCTCGGCGCGGCGCTGGGCGGCATTCTCGGCGGCTGGCTGTACCAGCATGGCGGCCTGTCTACGGTGTTCGTCGGTTGTGCCGTGGTCTGTGCAATTTGGCTGGCCATTGCTGTTACTATGCGTGAACCTCCGTACGTAACCAGCCTGCGCCTCCCGCTCAGTGCAGCGGCCGTGGCCGATACCGGGCTGGTTACGCGTATGTTGGCAATGCCCGGAGTGGCAGACGCCGTCGTGGTGGCCGAAGAGGCGGCCATCTACATCAAAGTGGATTCTGAAAAACTGGACCGCACGTCCCTGGAGAGCCTGATCGAATCGGCCCCGGAACGTGCTGAAGCCTAG
- a CDS encoding FadR/GntR family transcriptional regulator has protein sequence MDNPSTQQRPRRKHRSLAQELVSELSQQIQDGVIKRGEKLPTESAIMEAQGVSRTVVREAISRLQAAGLVETRHGIGTFVLDTPSPMGFRIDPATIVTMRDVIAILELRISLEVESAGLAAQRRTPEQLVAIREALDVFMNAAHGTNAVASDFQFHLQIALATSNRYFTDIMTHLGTSIIPRTRLNSARIAHADQEQYMARLAREHEEIYEAIARQDAEAARAAMRLHLTNSRERLRQAHEEAEREQQKA, from the coding sequence ATGGACAACCCCAGCACCCAGCAACGTCCGCGCCGCAAGCACCGCAGCCTGGCCCAGGAGCTGGTGAGCGAACTCTCCCAGCAGATCCAGGACGGCGTGATCAAGCGCGGGGAGAAGCTGCCGACGGAGTCGGCGATCATGGAAGCCCAGGGCGTCAGCCGCACCGTGGTGCGCGAGGCCATTTCGCGGCTGCAGGCCGCGGGGCTGGTGGAAACCCGCCACGGTATCGGCACCTTCGTGCTGGATACCCCGAGTCCCATGGGGTTCCGCATCGACCCGGCGACCATCGTCACCATGCGTGACGTGATCGCCATCCTCGAGCTGCGCATCAGCCTCGAGGTGGAGTCCGCCGGTCTCGCCGCCCAGCGCCGTACGCCGGAGCAGCTGGTGGCGATCCGCGAGGCGCTGGATGTGTTCATGAACGCCGCCCATGGCACCAACGCGGTGGCCTCGGACTTCCAGTTCCACCTGCAGATCGCCCTGGCCACCAGCAACCGCTACTTCACCGACATCATGACCCACCTGGGTACCAGCATCATTCCGCGCACCCGGCTGAATTCCGCGCGCATCGCCCACGCCGACCAGGAGCAGTACATGGCCCGGCTGGCCCGCGAGCACGAGGAAATCTACGAAGCCATCGCCCGCCAGGATGCCGAGGCGGCGCGGGCGGCCATGCGCCTGCACCTGACCAACAGCCGCGAACGTCTGCGCCAGGCCCACGAAGAGGCCGAGCGGGAACAGCAGAAGGCGTGA